The following coding sequences lie in one Chelonia mydas isolate rCheMyd1 chromosome 6, rCheMyd1.pri.v2, whole genome shotgun sequence genomic window:
- the MAPK1IP1L gene encoding MAPK-interacting and spindle-stabilizing protein-like produces MSGADDFSLADALPDHSPAKTSKVSNTKSGQQTGQPTQGWPTSNPWNTPSAPPTGPSGLPPNTTASSVPFGPPPTGMYPSMPPGPPAPFPPPPTGPSCPPPGGPYPPPSVPGPVPPGQYPPPNMPFPELPRPYGGPTEPAAPPAPVGPWGSMPSGAWGATMGGQYPAPSMPYPPPGPYATPTQTPGAAPTVPWGTVPPGTWGPSPPGPFPPPTGSYPAPGLYPTPPNPFQVPSGPAGTPSMPGGHHPYR; encoded by the exons ATGTCTGGAGCTGATGACTTTTCG TTGGCAGATGCTTTACCGGATCATTCCCCTGCTAAAACCTCCAAAGTGAGCAATACAAAATCTGGTCAACAAACTGGTCAACCAACACAAGGCTGGCCAACTTCCAATCCTTGGAACACCCCAAGTGCTCCACCTACTGGGCCATCTGGATTGCCACCAAATACAACAGCTTCCAGTGTTCCCTTTGGACCTCCCCCAACAGGAATGTATCCTTCAATGCCACCTGGACCGCCTGCTCCATTTCCACCTCCTCCTACTGGACCCTCTTGCCCTCCTCCTGGTGGTCCATATCCACCCCCATCTGTGCCAGGTCCTGTCCCGCCAGGGCAATATCCTCCACCAAATATGCCCTTTCCAGAGCTTCCAAGACCATATGGTGGTCCAACAGAGCCAGCTGCACCTCCTGCTCCTGTTGGGCCATGGGGATCCATGCCTTCTGGAGCATGGGGAGCAACAATGGGAGGGCAGTATCCTGCACCTAGTATGCCATATCCACCCCCAGGGCCATATGCCACTCCTACCCAGACACCCGGGGCTGCACCTACAGTACCGTGGGGTACTGTCCCACCTGGAACATGGGGACCTTCACCACCCGGTCCATTTCCTCCACCCACGGGATCATATCCAGCTCCAGGACTATATCCTACACCCCCTAATCCTTTTCAAGTGCCATCTGGTCCTGCTGGTACTCCATCAATGCCTGGTGGTCACCAT cCTTACCGCTGA